The following coding sequences are from one Paenibacillus tundrae window:
- a CDS encoding YndJ family transporter, translating to MNSSLKQLTQSLLVPVIPGGIITILIFVLDYFQFELVEKFLLYAAFVIVPLVILLLKYDEKNKQQRMVYTVMKWLQFPAALLTLASVMSSKMWGLESTAIPGILSLGWLLFTLLLGIYGLTIIVIAKGKAAEIAIGAGLVYFFIGGIWFTLYQYQVDLFQANPSTHALSSVHFHFSSAIVPIFIGALGRIMTKKSWYPWVVAIDIIGPILIAIGMIFSKPIEYIGVTLFACNIVVYTAYLLAYLRKNALDIKATFFLGLSCLAFYTVVVISMFYPLLKNMFSLTILDFIPIYGSLHAFGFVLCGLIGWVYMVDFIKKKRSVLENR from the coding sequence ATGAATAGTTCTCTGAAGCAACTTACGCAGTCATTATTAGTACCCGTCATTCCCGGTGGAATCATTACTATTCTTATATTTGTTTTGGATTACTTTCAATTCGAACTTGTTGAAAAATTTCTACTATATGCGGCTTTCGTCATTGTACCTCTTGTTATCTTGCTTTTGAAATATGACGAAAAGAATAAACAGCAACGAATGGTTTATACTGTTATGAAATGGCTTCAATTTCCCGCAGCGCTTCTTACCCTGGCCTCTGTAATGAGCAGTAAGATGTGGGGATTAGAAAGCACAGCAATACCAGGGATTCTCTCCCTTGGGTGGCTACTGTTCACATTACTACTTGGCATCTATGGCTTGACCATCATTGTGATTGCTAAAGGAAAAGCAGCGGAAATAGCGATCGGCGCGGGGCTCGTTTATTTTTTTATCGGGGGAATATGGTTTACCTTATATCAATATCAAGTTGACCTCTTCCAAGCCAATCCTTCAACACACGCATTAAGTTCGGTTCACTTTCATTTCTCATCTGCGATCGTTCCGATTTTTATTGGTGCACTGGGACGGATCATGACGAAAAAAAGCTGGTATCCCTGGGTCGTTGCCATTGATATCATTGGCCCCATATTGATTGCGATTGGTATGATTTTCTCCAAGCCCATTGAATACATTGGTGTCACGTTATTCGCCTGTAATATTGTAGTTTACACTGCTTATCTCCTTGCTTACTTGAGGAAAAACGCTTTGGATATTAAGGCAACCTTCTTTTTAGGCCTTTCCTGCCTAGCCTTTTATACGGTTGTGGTTATTTCCATGTTCTATCCGTTACTTAAGAATATGTTTTCATTAACCATACTCGATTTCATTCCCATTTATGGATCTCTGCATGCGTTTGGTTTTGTCTTATGTGGGCTGATTGGATGGGTGTACATGGTGGACTTCATTAAGAAAAAGAGGAGTGTCCTGGAGAATAGATAA
- a CDS encoding HEAT repeat domain-containing protein produces MTNNHDIGAVNELPENFEELKRAANRSSSWRDRLNAVNELGNWDTAPTIKLLQNVLKNDQVFQVREAAYRKLKQLDEDVQMPVQNKGDLFKGLNKILLRIKKSLPEGHTFEQFKEKLQKTRLDIYDTYEGNKDAEFDSWLHGIWETLGRR; encoded by the coding sequence TTGACGAACAACCATGATATTGGAGCAGTTAACGAATTACCGGAAAACTTTGAAGAGCTCAAACGAGCGGCTAATCGGTCTTCAAGCTGGAGAGACAGACTGAATGCAGTGAACGAATTGGGAAACTGGGATACAGCCCCTACCATTAAATTGCTGCAAAATGTTTTGAAGAATGATCAAGTGTTTCAAGTGCGCGAAGCCGCATATCGCAAGCTCAAGCAGTTGGATGAAGATGTACAAATGCCTGTCCAGAACAAAGGCGATCTGTTTAAAGGTCTTAACAAAATTTTGCTGCGAATTAAAAAAAGCCTTCCTGAAGGTCACACATTTGAGCAATTTAAAGAAAAACTGCAAAAAACACGTCTGGATATCTATGATACTTACGAGGGCAACAAAGATGCTGAGTTCGACTCCTGGCTCCATGGAATTTGGGAGACACTAGGTCGAAGATAG
- a CDS encoding aldehyde dehydrogenase family protein — protein MTIQADQETVIVEAFINGQNVKSLSQLAKENPTNPTEIVGYFPITTKEQAVEAIEAAAGAFKTWKQTSIDERIIMMRKAIEKIRAAENEIVHLLSREHGKPLYDAHGEIYVSLMWMEFACNEAKSALQEEIQEHDHGKTILSYDPIGVVAAISPWNYPIALSTIKIAPALLAGNTIVLKPSPFAPLAAAKVAEIIASEFPAGVINVVYGDADVGVELTSHPLVSKITFTGGTATAKHIIKAASETIKDMTLELGGNDAAIFLESFDVHDERAMRRIVISNFLTAGQICMIAKRVYVHRSIYDEFVEKYIEAANRWIRIGDPFDSNTTVGPVNNLKQRDYVQGLVEDAQKRGAKVIPLGQILDQKLFEQGYYLQPTLVLDCDVHDPIVVEEQFGPTVPILPFDDEEQVIHLHNESIYGLTSSVWGKEEDAISVARQLEAGTTMINTAAVQGLDVRFPFGGFKQSGIGREYGAEGIRTYTEKHVINVPKTLDLPYIPE, from the coding sequence ATGACGATACAAGCAGACCAAGAGACAGTTATCGTTGAAGCGTTTATTAATGGTCAAAATGTAAAATCCCTTTCGCAGTTAGCAAAAGAGAACCCAACCAACCCAACGGAGATCGTAGGCTATTTTCCTATCACTACGAAAGAACAAGCGGTTGAAGCGATTGAAGCGGCGGCAGGAGCTTTTAAAACTTGGAAGCAGACCTCCATTGACGAACGCATTATTATGATGCGCAAGGCGATCGAGAAGATTAGAGCAGCTGAGAATGAAATTGTGCATTTGCTGTCCAGAGAGCATGGCAAGCCTCTGTATGATGCACACGGTGAAATTTATGTATCGTTAATGTGGATGGAGTTTGCTTGTAATGAAGCTAAATCGGCTCTACAAGAAGAGATCCAAGAGCATGACCATGGTAAAACGATTCTTTCTTATGATCCAATCGGTGTAGTGGCAGCGATTAGTCCATGGAACTACCCTATTGCTCTATCTACGATTAAGATCGCTCCTGCCTTACTTGCAGGCAACACGATTGTGCTCAAACCAAGCCCATTTGCACCACTGGCCGCGGCGAAAGTGGCAGAGATTATTGCGAGTGAGTTCCCGGCTGGTGTAATCAATGTCGTTTATGGGGATGCCGATGTGGGCGTTGAACTGACTAGTCATCCTCTTGTGTCTAAAATCACCTTTACAGGTGGAACCGCAACAGCGAAGCATATTATCAAAGCTGCCTCGGAAACGATTAAGGATATGACGCTGGAGCTTGGTGGTAATGATGCGGCTATCTTCTTGGAAAGCTTTGATGTTCATGATGAGCGAGCAATGCGCCGGATAGTTATATCAAATTTCTTGACAGCAGGCCAGATCTGTATGATCGCCAAACGTGTATATGTACACCGTTCTATCTATGATGAATTTGTGGAAAAATATATAGAGGCGGCAAATCGCTGGATTCGAATTGGCGATCCATTCGATTCTAATACGACGGTAGGGCCAGTTAATAACCTGAAGCAGAGAGATTATGTGCAAGGTTTGGTTGAAGATGCGCAAAAGCGCGGGGCTAAGGTCATCCCTCTCGGTCAAATTCTTGATCAGAAGCTGTTTGAACAAGGCTACTATCTACAACCTACGCTTGTTTTAGATTGTGATGTTCATGATCCGATTGTCGTGGAGGAACAGTTTGGTCCTACGGTTCCGATTCTGCCATTTGACGATGAAGAGCAGGTTATTCATCTACACAATGAAAGCATATATGGATTGACGAGTTCTGTGTGGGGGAAAGAAGAGGATGCCATCTCCGTCGCACGTCAACTCGAAGCTGGAACGACCATGATCAATACAGCTGCTGTACAGGGGCTCGACGTTCGGTTCCCTTTTGGCGGCTTCAAGCAATCTGGTATTGGCCGTGAATATGGCGCGGAAGGCATCCGCACGTATACAGAAAAGCATGTCATCAACGTTCCGAAGACATTGGATCTTCCTTATATACCTGAATAA
- a CDS encoding 5-methyltetrahydropteroyltriglutamate--homocysteine S-methyltransferase: MIPFRNDHVGSFLRPANLSQAREQYKSGNITYEELRTVEDKEIIRIIEKQKENGVFAVTDGEFRRSWWHFDFLGGLDGVELYEEIDGPQFHNMQTRKGGIRVVGKVGFSTHPFVEHFKFLKKHAGDAVAKQTIPSPNMLLYRLENGANIYTDREQFLQDTIAAYQKAIQAFYDAGCRYLQLDDTAWADLFSEAGHDKLRAKGLEPAEELKTMQRMINETLAHKPADLVVTMHICRGNYKSNYFSTGGYDYASEVIFGGLNVDGLFLEFDDERSGSFEPLKYVNRKDLKIVLGLLTSKSGELEDKEQIKARIAEAATYVPLEQLCLSPQCGFSSTEEGNILTEEQQWRKLRYVKEIAEEVWN, translated from the coding sequence ATGATACCATTTCGTAACGATCATGTAGGTAGCTTTCTACGTCCTGCAAACTTAAGTCAGGCACGTGAACAATATAAATCAGGCAACATCACATATGAAGAATTAAGAACTGTGGAAGATAAAGAGATTATTCGAATTATTGAAAAGCAAAAGGAAAATGGCGTATTCGCAGTTACGGATGGTGAATTCCGTAGAAGCTGGTGGCACTTTGACTTTCTGGGCGGCTTGGATGGCGTAGAACTATATGAGGAAATTGATGGACCTCAGTTCCATAACATGCAGACTCGCAAGGGCGGGATTCGTGTGGTAGGTAAAGTGGGTTTCTCTACGCATCCCTTTGTTGAGCATTTTAAGTTTTTGAAAAAGCATGCAGGTGATGCGGTGGCGAAACAGACCATTCCAAGTCCTAATATGCTCCTATACAGATTGGAGAATGGCGCCAATATCTATACGGACAGAGAGCAATTCCTTCAGGATACGATTGCCGCGTATCAAAAAGCTATTCAGGCCTTCTATGATGCGGGATGTCGATACCTGCAATTAGATGATACCGCTTGGGCAGATCTGTTCTCAGAAGCTGGTCACGATAAGCTACGTGCTAAAGGTCTGGAACCGGCGGAAGAGTTGAAAACGATGCAGCGCATGATTAACGAAACGTTGGCTCATAAACCGGCAGATTTAGTGGTGACGATGCATATTTGTCGGGGTAACTATAAATCGAACTACTTCTCAACGGGTGGTTATGATTACGCTTCTGAAGTTATCTTTGGCGGCTTAAATGTAGATGGATTATTTTTAGAATTTGATGATGAACGCTCAGGTAGTTTCGAGCCATTAAAATATGTAAATCGTAAAGATTTGAAAATTGTGCTTGGTTTATTGACATCCAAATCAGGTGAGCTAGAGGACAAAGAACAAATTAAAGCTCGGATCGCAGAGGCGGCAACCTATGTACCCCTTGAGCAACTCTGTTTGAGCCCACAATGTGGCTTCTCGTCTACAGAAGAAGGCAATATTTTAACGGAAGAACAACAATGGCGCAAACTTCGTTATGTCAAAGAGATTGCAGAAGAAGTATGGAATTAA